A genomic segment from Corythoichthys intestinalis isolate RoL2023-P3 chromosome 2, ASM3026506v1, whole genome shotgun sequence encodes:
- the LOC130912446 gene encoding collagen alpha-2(V) chain-like gives MGSSVHMRIIVLLAAISLTQVITVSCQENHNNDTCVENGQTYANKEMWSPDPCRICVCEAGSTMCESVICDDLGDCAQTMTPEGECCPVCITPGTIPTANPSAAPTEEEGSSCEVEGKIYAHNDIWKPVPCRVCVCDNGVSICSDVQCEVVPNCHKVVTPEGECCPVCENLASATRHIAIMGYRGQKGEPGDIPHLVGIPGPQGPSGPPGAQGRTGHRGFKGRRGFQGPPGFDGEPGIPGNPGEPGPPGFPSIPGGNLVSQMASGFNEKSAGLTGMVSGSRGEAGPRGPPGATGPPGPSGGQGLPGEAGEPGQMGEPGLRGPEGLPGKSGPDGEAGPVGAPGESGFPGSLGARGLPGTPGVSGQKGHKGEMGMFGPRGEPGAVGIKGASGTPGSMGATGPVGPPGLVGERGRAGPPGAVGKRGAAGHVGKPGPLGPIGIPGVPGFPGAPGQKGEVGPTGVRGSAGQQGPRGDAGHVGPPGPTGQQGAAGPDGTSGARGATGLAGPMGPSGLLGPVGPPGPQGTTGIQGPKGQDGDAGVAGAKGEAGLKGERGDHGAPGLIGPMGDEGKRGARGDAGSVGDQGPQGETGVPGNRGFPGTDGFPGAKGAQGERGLPGTTGTKGLTGDLGRPGEPGLTGARGLSGIIGAEGEEGKQGPQGSAGDDGKPGPAGSTGGRGLAGPMGLPGPKGLAGDPGKNGEAGSTGTQGQRGINGKDGEEGAAGPTGPAGPAGKRGEQGPQGPIGFQGLPGVPGPPGESGKPGTEGFAGEEGSAGASGLRGERGAPGARGETGPKGLQGPKGSPGTPGPDGFKGKPGVKGAVGETGSPGLQGMPGERGIPGSPGPKGDVGSIGDAGLEGKAGIDGTRGVSGPVGPPGAVGANGAKGEPGAPGPNGRRGTRGVPGSTGEPGATGAAGFPGPAGAEGQPGVKGETGEPGLKGEAGPNGPPGMAGTPGVQGPVGLTGLKGGRGTQGASGSAGFPGLPGGVGPHGSLGAVGADGPIGLTGKQGTPGIRGENGAPGLQGEIGAPGPAGDPGEKGESGEDGAPGLPGPPGPPGASGQRGVVGHPGVRGEGAMPGLPGSAGPPGKPGAPGIPGGKGPPGGVGPKGATGPRGDAGPEGVVGEEGPPGTDGLLGARGDRGNAGPEGLAGGPGSPGNEGPVGPTGSPGKTGENGAKGSPGPHGAPGVRGKVGPQGPQGDKGPDGEQGERGQKGHRGFTGLHGLPGIAGATGDAGPPGIVGPAGSRGPPGLVGPAGKEGNMGQPGAMGAPGSRGASGDIGVQGPAGEPGPPGPPGPPGPPTAAVKEYFAAPMDFDEDGIPEALEFFKDDVAVVPPPLPELIKDEALPNRSPIIVHSTLKTLSKHVQNMRSPDGTKENPAKTCQDIKQCYPQKTNGEYWIDPNQGSTKDAIKVFCNMDSGETCISANPANVSRKSWWTKSTPTVNKPIWFQSQMFDGTAFRYGNAEEQPNTVAVQLKLLKLLSKESHQRITYHCKNSVAYKDAKGTMKKALILKGANGQELRAQGTNRLRYTVIEDGCAKSNGKWAKTVLEYRTQTTIRLPIVDMAPIDIGKANQEFGLDIGPVCFS, from the exons ATGGGCTCCTCTGTGCACATGAGGATTATTGTACTCCTGGCTGCCATCTCCCTAACTCAGGTGATCACTGTCTCCTGCCAGGAAAACCACAACAATG ATACATGTGTTGAAAATGGACAAACATATGCCAACAAAGAAATGTGGAGCCCTGATCCTTGTCGGATCTGCGTATGTGAGGCCGGCAGCACAATGTGCGAAAGTGTGATTTGTGATGACCTTGGAGACTGCGCCCAAACGATGACCCCGGAGGGCGAGTGCTGCCCGGTGTGCATCACTCCAGGGACCATTCCAACAGCAAACCCTTCTGCAG CTCCCACAGAGGAGGAAGGCTCGAGCTGCGAGGTGGAGGGGAAGATCTACGCTCATAACGACATCTGGAAGCCGGTGCCCTGTCGTGTTTGTGTGTGCGACAATGGCGTAAGCATTTGCAGCGACGTGCAATGCGAGGTGGTACCCAACTGTCACAAGGTGGTGACCCCGGAGGGCGAGTGCTGCCCAGTGTGTGAGAATCTGGCCAGCGCCACAAGGCACATCG CAATCATGGGTTACCGG GGACAGAAGGGTGAACCGGGTGATATTCCCCAT CTGGTGGGAATCCCTGGACCTCAAGGACCCtcc GGCCCTCCAGGTGCTCAGGGGAGAACTGGACATAGAGGATTTAAAGGCAGAAGG GGATTCCAAGGGCCCCCGGGTTTTGATGGAGAGCCTGGAATACCAGGGAATCCAGGAGAGCCTGGCCCCCCGGGTTTCCCCTCTATTCCTGGG GGTAATTTGGTGTCACAAATGGCATCGGGTTTCAATGAGAAGTCAGCAGGCCTGACCGGTATGGTGTCAGGCTCAAGG GGTGAAGCAGGACCACGAGGACCTCCTGGGGCGACTGGACCGCCT gGTCCAAGTGGTGGTCAGGGTCTCCCAGGGGAGGCTGGGGAGCCAGGACAAATG GGTGAACCAGGTCTTCGAGGGCCAGAAGGATTGCCAGGAAAAAGTGGTCCTGAT GGTGAAGCTGGACCTGTTGGTGCTCCAGGAGAGAGTGGATTCCCAGGATCACTG GGTGCACGAGGACTACCTGGTACTCCAGGAGTTTCAGGTCAAAAAGGTCACAAG GGTGAGATGGGCATGTTTGGTCCTAGAGGAGAGCCTGGAGCTGTGGGTATCAAG GGTGCTTCTGGAACTCCTGGATCCATGGGTGCTACTGGCCCAGTG GGGCCACCTGGGTTAGTGGGAGAAAGAGGAAGAGCAGGTCCACCTGGTGCTGTG GGAAAACGTGGAGCTGCTGGACATGTTGGCAAACCAGGTCCCTTG GGTCCAATTGGAATCCCTGGTGTACCTGGCTTCCCAGGTGCCCCTGGACAGAAG GGTGAAGTGGGACCAACTGGTGTGAGAGGAAGTGCAGGTCAGCAGGGACCCAGAGGAGATGCAGGTCATGTTGGGCCACCAGGACCCACCGGACAGCAG GGAGCTGCGGGGCCCGATGGAACATCAGGTGCCAGAGGTGCAACA GGCCTAGCAGGCCCTATGGGTCCATCAGGGCTGTTAGGCCCAGTTGGGCCTCCGGGACCCCAGGGAACCACAGGAATACAAGGACCAAAAGGACAAGAT GGAGATGCCGGTGTGGCTGGAGCGAAAGGAGAAGCTGGACTTAAAGGCGAAAGA GGCGACCATGGTGCTCCTGGTCTGATAGGCCCCATGGGAGATGAAGGCAAGCGTGGAGCCCGCGGTGATGCAGGTTCTGTCGGTGACCAAGGACCTCAAGGCGAGACA ggagtCCCTGGGAACCGTGGGTTCCCTGGCACGGATGGTTTCCCAGGAGCAAAA GGAGCTCAGGGTGAAAGAGGGCTTCCGGGCACAACCGGTACAAAAGGTCTGACAGGAGATCTTGGAAGACCTGGAGAGCCTGGATTAACTGGTGCACGG GGATTGTCCGGAATTATTGGTGCCGAAGGAGAAGAAGGCAAGCAAGGACCACag GGCTCAGCAGGAGATGATGGCAAACCAGGCCCAGCTGGTTCTACAGGAGGTCGGGGTTTAGCAGGACCCATGGGCCTACCAGGACCAAAAGGCCTCGCT GGTGATCCTGGAAAGAATGGCGAGGCTGGTAGTACTGGCACACAGGGTCAAAGG GGAATCAATGGAAAAGATGGTGAGGAGGGAGCTGCCGGTCCAACTGGCCCCGCC GGTCCTGCAGGGAAGAGAGGCGAGCAGGGACCACAGGGACCCATTGGGTTCCAG GGTTTGCCCGGAGTGCCAGGCCCACCAGGAGAATCTGGTAAACCAGGAACCGAG GGATTTGCTGGGGAGGAAGGCTCTGCCGGAGCATCAGGACTGAGG GGAGAAAGAGGCGCACCTGGAGCAAGGGGTGAAACTGGACCCAAAGGACTACAGGGACCTAAAGGTAGTCCAGGTACTCCAGGTCCAGATGGATTTAAg GGAAAACCAGGGGTAAAAGGAGCCGTTGGAGAAACAGGAAGTCCAGGACTGCAAGGGATGCCAGGGGAAAGAGGCATTCCAGGATCTCCAGGCCCAAAAGGGGATGTG GGCTCTATTGGTGATGCAGGACTAGAAGGCAAAGCTGGAATTGATGGAACTCGT GGTGTGTCTGGGCCAGTTGGACCTCCAGGTGCTGTTGGAGCAAATGGTGCCAAG ggtGAACCAGGTGCACCAGGACCCAACGGACGCCGAGGAACAAGAGGAGTACCT GGTTCGACCGGTGAGCCTGGTGCAACTGGTGCTGCAGGTTTCCCTGGACCTGCT ggtGCTGAAGGTCAGCCTGGGGTGAAGGGGGAGACTGGGGAGCCAGGCCTTAAGGGTGAGGCAGGACCAAATGGACCACCAGGAATGGCGGGCACACCAGGAGTGCAG GGCCCAGTCGGACTGACTGGACTTAAAGGTGGCAGAGGAACACAGGGCGCATCG GGTTCTGCTGGTTTCCCTGGTCTACCTGGTGGCGTCGGTCCACACGGTTCACTT GGTGCTGTTGGAGCAGATGGGCCCATTGGTTTAACTGGAAAGCAGGGCACCCCGGGTATTCGTGGTGAAAATGGGGCTCCTGGACTTCAAGGGGAGATTGGTGCTCCAGGACCGGCAGGCGATCCTGGAGAGAAGGGTGAATCTGGAGAGGATGGTGCTCCA GGTCTTCCCGGACCTCCAGGACCTCCTGGCGCTTCAGGACAGCGAGGCGTTGTGGGTCATCCTGGTGTGAGAGGAGAAGGAGCCATGCCAGGCCTGCCTGGTTCCGCG GGTCCTCCTGGAAAACCAGGAGCTCCTGGTATTCCAGGTGGAAAAGGTCCTCCTGGTGGAGTTGGTCCAAAGGGAGCCACAGGGCCAAGAGGAGATGCAGGCCCTGAG GGTGTGGTTGGTGAGGAAGGCCCTCCCGGAACCGATGGACTATTAGGGGCACGG GGTGATAGAGGTAATGCTGGTCCTGAGGGTCTAGCTGGAGGTCCAGGTTCTCCAGGAAATGAAGGTCCGGTGGGCCCTACGGGCAGTCCGGGAAAGACAGGCGAAAAT GGTGCCAAAGGATCGCCTGGACCTCATGGAGCACCTGGAGTACGAGGCAAAGTG GGCCCTCAAGGACCACAGGGAGACAAAGGACCAGATGGTGAACAAGGAGAGAGGGGTcagaaaggtcacagaggttttACTGGTCTCCATGGTTTGCCAGGAATTGCT gGAGCTACTGGGGATGCTGGTCCTCCAGGTATCGTCGGACCAGCTGGATCAAGG GGCCCTCCAGGTTTGGTAGGTCCTGCAGGCAAGGAGGGTAACATGGGCCAGCCAGGAGCAATGGGAGCACCCGGAAGCAGAGGAGCCAGTGGTGACATTGGAGTTCAG GGTCCTGCTGGAGAACCAGGACCTCCAGGGCCTCCAGGCCCACCTGGACCTCCCACTGCAGCTGTGAAGGAATATTTTGCAGCTCCCATGGATTTTGATGAGGACGGCATACCTGAAGCTTTGGAGTTCTTCAAGGATGATGTGGCGGTCGTCCCTCCTCCACTTCCAGAGTTAATTAAAGACGAGGCTCTTCCTAATAGGAGTCCCATCATTGTCCATAGTACTCTGAAGACCCTTAGCAAGCATGTGCAGAACATGCGGAGCCCAGATGGGACAAAGGAGAATCctgcaaaaacatgtcaggacatcAAGCAATGCTATCCACAGAAAACAAATG GAGAATACTGGATTGATCCAAACCAAGGAAGCACTAAAGATGCCATCAAGGTGTTTTGCAACATGGATAGTGGTGAAACCTGCATCTCTGCTAATCCAGCCAATGTTTCCCGCAAATCCTGGTGGACAAAATCCACTCCTACTGTCAACAAACCTATTTGGTTCCAATCACAGATGTTCGACGGAACCGCA TTCCGTTACGGAAATGCTGAGGAGCAGCCCAACACAGTGGCGGTTCAGTTGAAGCTGCTAAAGCTTCTTTCCAAAGAGTCCCACCAGAGAATCACCTACCATTGCAAGAACAGTGTGGCATATAAAGATGCCAAGGGCACCATGAAGAAAGCCCTGATCCTTAAAGGCGCCAATGGTCAAGAGCTAAGGGCCCAGGGCACTAACCGCCTGCGATACACTGTCATTGAGGATGGTTGTGCG
- the pjvk gene encoding pejvakin isoform X1 yields the protein MFAAATKNFVKQVGDTGRLIPVPSLSEADRYQPLSLVTRRKKKRFWKKKKKYASTAFSLKDILVGEKEITAGVSSYQLLNYEDKSDVAINGRLGNHLINDVGFNVSGSDSVAVKASFGIVTKHEVEVPTLLRELNSRKVDVEHCLVRQSRESGWSVLCVVMESIRTTRQCSLTVHAGMRGATMRFQIDDGRNPKGRDKAIVIPAHTTIAFSICELFVRLDGRLDICVAPGSQGGFEQEQIREQLGGFIGHFSMGRLRRFLSGIIYGNPFRADDRTFEELTHSDTFMDDTMTDYYEKAASMTDISTAYLRESSHTRVNLLKHNVPKGPCALCGMGNQKRETVYGCVECSFGGQKYVRLHVVPCFDLWHKTLK from the exons ATGTTTGCAGCAGCCACCAAGAACTTTGTCAAGCAGGTGGGTGACACCGGGAGATTGATCCCTGTCCCGAGCCTCAGTGAGGCAGACCGCTATCAGCCACTCAGCCTTGTCACCAGGAGGAAAAAGAAAcgtttctggaaaaaaaagaagaaatacgCCTCCACTGCTTTCTCCCTCAAAGACATCCTTGTTGGGGAGAAGGAGATCACAGCAG GTGTATCCTCTTATCAGCTGCTGAACTATGAGGACAAATCAGATGTGGCCATCAACGGACGCCTTGGGAACCACCTCATCAATGACGTGGGCTTCAACGTCAGCGGATCCGACtcggtggccgtcaaagcttctTTCGGTATTGTGACCAAACATGAGGTGGAAGTGCCCACGTTGCTGCGAGAACTCAACTCCAG GAAAGTAGATGTTGAACACTGCCTCGTCCGTCAATCAAGGGAGAGTGGATGGAGTGTCCTCTGTGTCGTCATGGAAAGCATCCGTACCACTCGCCAGTGCTCTCTCACGGTCCATGCTGGCATGAGGGGGGCCACTATGAGG TTTCAGATTGATGATGGCAGAAACCCAAAAGGCCGAGACAAGGCCATTGTCATCCCAGCTCACACCACCATCGCCTTCAGCATCTGCGAACTATTTGTTCGACTGGATGGGCGACTAG ACATCTGTGTGGCACCGGGGTCTCAAGGTGGATTTGAACAGGAGCAAATCAGGGAGCAGCTTGGTGGCTTCATCGGTCACTTCTCAATGGGCCGCCTGCGTCGTTTCCTCTCAGGAATCATCTATGGGAACCCCTTCAGAGCAG ATGATAGAACATTCGAGGAACTCACTCACTCTGACACCTTCATGGATGACACGATGACCGACTACTACGAGAAAGCTGCCAGCATGACTGATATCTCCACGGCCTACCTGAGGGAAAGTTCCCACACACGCGTCAACCTCCTCAAACACAACGTCCCCAAGGGGCCATGTGCACTGTGCGGCATGGGCAACCAAAAAAGAGAAACTGTCTATGGCTGTGTGGAATGCTCATTTGGTGGTCAAAAATATGTGAGGCTTCATGTGGTACCCTGCTTTGACCTCTGGCACAAAACGCTTAAGTGA
- the pjvk gene encoding pejvakin isoform X2 produces the protein MFAAATKNFVKQVGDTGRLIPVPSLSEADRYQPLSLVTRRKKKRFWKKKKKYASTAFSLKDILVGEKEITAGVSSYQLLNYEDKSDVAINGRLGNHLINDVGFNVSGSDSVAVKASFGIVTKHEVEVPTLLRELNSRKVDVEHCLVRQSRESGWSVLCVVMESIRTTRQCSLTVHAGMRGATMRFQIDDGRNPKGRDKAIVIPAHTTIAFSICELFVRLDGRLDICVAPGSQGGFEQECSSDFFILSTFCDFLLPVHTDDRTFEELTHSDTFMDDTMTDYYEKAASMTDISTAYLRESSHTRVNLLKHNVPKGPCALCGMGNQKRETVYGCVECSFGGQKYVRLHVVPCFDLWHKTLK, from the exons ATGTTTGCAGCAGCCACCAAGAACTTTGTCAAGCAGGTGGGTGACACCGGGAGATTGATCCCTGTCCCGAGCCTCAGTGAGGCAGACCGCTATCAGCCACTCAGCCTTGTCACCAGGAGGAAAAAGAAAcgtttctggaaaaaaaagaagaaatacgCCTCCACTGCTTTCTCCCTCAAAGACATCCTTGTTGGGGAGAAGGAGATCACAGCAG GTGTATCCTCTTATCAGCTGCTGAACTATGAGGACAAATCAGATGTGGCCATCAACGGACGCCTTGGGAACCACCTCATCAATGACGTGGGCTTCAACGTCAGCGGATCCGACtcggtggccgtcaaagcttctTTCGGTATTGTGACCAAACATGAGGTGGAAGTGCCCACGTTGCTGCGAGAACTCAACTCCAG GAAAGTAGATGTTGAACACTGCCTCGTCCGTCAATCAAGGGAGAGTGGATGGAGTGTCCTCTGTGTCGTCATGGAAAGCATCCGTACCACTCGCCAGTGCTCTCTCACGGTCCATGCTGGCATGAGGGGGGCCACTATGAGG TTTCAGATTGATGATGGCAGAAACCCAAAAGGCCGAGACAAGGCCATTGTCATCCCAGCTCACACCACCATCGCCTTCAGCATCTGCGAACTATTTGTTCGACTGGATGGGCGACTAG ACATCTGTGTGGCACCGGGGTCTCAAGGTGGATTTGAACAGGA GTGCAGTAGTGACTTCTTtattctttcaacattttgtgaCTTTTTGCTCCCCGTCCATACAGATGATAGAACATTCGAGGAACTCACTCACTCTGACACCTTCATGGATGACACGATGACCGACTACTACGAGAAAGCTGCCAGCATGACTGATATCTCCACGGCCTACCTGAGGGAAAGTTCCCACACACGCGTCAACCTCCTCAAACACAACGTCCCCAAGGGGCCATGTGCACTGTGCGGCATGGGCAACCAAAAAAGAGAAACTGTCTATGGCTGTGTGGAATGCTCATTTGGTGGTCAAAAATATGTGAGGCTTCATGTGGTACCCTGCTTTGACCTCTGGCACAAAACGCTTAAGTGA
- the pjvk gene encoding pejvakin isoform X3: MFAAATKNFVKQVGDTGRLIPVPSLSEADRYQPLSLVTRRKKKRFWKKKKKYASTAFSLKDILVGEKEITAGVSSYQLLNYEDKSDVAINGRLGNHLINDVGFNVSGSDSVAVKASFGIVTKHEVEVPTLLRELNSRKVDVEHCLVRQSRESGWSVLCVVMESIRTTRQCSLTVHAGMRGATMRFQIDDGRNPKGRDKAIVIPAHTTIAFSICELFVRLDGRLDDRTFEELTHSDTFMDDTMTDYYEKAASMTDISTAYLRESSHTRVNLLKHNVPKGPCALCGMGNQKRETVYGCVECSFGGQKYVRLHVVPCFDLWHKTLK, encoded by the exons ATGTTTGCAGCAGCCACCAAGAACTTTGTCAAGCAGGTGGGTGACACCGGGAGATTGATCCCTGTCCCGAGCCTCAGTGAGGCAGACCGCTATCAGCCACTCAGCCTTGTCACCAGGAGGAAAAAGAAAcgtttctggaaaaaaaagaagaaatacgCCTCCACTGCTTTCTCCCTCAAAGACATCCTTGTTGGGGAGAAGGAGATCACAGCAG GTGTATCCTCTTATCAGCTGCTGAACTATGAGGACAAATCAGATGTGGCCATCAACGGACGCCTTGGGAACCACCTCATCAATGACGTGGGCTTCAACGTCAGCGGATCCGACtcggtggccgtcaaagcttctTTCGGTATTGTGACCAAACATGAGGTGGAAGTGCCCACGTTGCTGCGAGAACTCAACTCCAG GAAAGTAGATGTTGAACACTGCCTCGTCCGTCAATCAAGGGAGAGTGGATGGAGTGTCCTCTGTGTCGTCATGGAAAGCATCCGTACCACTCGCCAGTGCTCTCTCACGGTCCATGCTGGCATGAGGGGGGCCACTATGAGG TTTCAGATTGATGATGGCAGAAACCCAAAAGGCCGAGACAAGGCCATTGTCATCCCAGCTCACACCACCATCGCCTTCAGCATCTGCGAACTATTTGTTCGACTGGATGGGCGACTAG ATGATAGAACATTCGAGGAACTCACTCACTCTGACACCTTCATGGATGACACGATGACCGACTACTACGAGAAAGCTGCCAGCATGACTGATATCTCCACGGCCTACCTGAGGGAAAGTTCCCACACACGCGTCAACCTCCTCAAACACAACGTCCCCAAGGGGCCATGTGCACTGTGCGGCATGGGCAACCAAAAAAGAGAAACTGTCTATGGCTGTGTGGAATGCTCATTTGGTGGTCAAAAATATGTGAGGCTTCATGTGGTACCCTGCTTTGACCTCTGGCACAAAACGCTTAAGTGA
- the pwp2h gene encoding PWP2 small subunit processome component, with amino-acid sequence MKFAYKFSNLLGAVYRQGNLSFSKDGNAVISPVGNRITIFDLKNNTSETLPVSTEKNITSVGISPNGNLAIVVDEDGAALLVSLITRAVLHHFHFHKPVHSIRFSPDGRKFVVTKENVALLYHAPGKKREFNAFVLDKSYYGPYDETTCIDWTDDSKCFVVGSKDMSTWVFGAERWTNLIYYSLGGHKDVIVGCFFEKDSLDLYTVSQDGTLCIWESDTELDALVLKSKADKPKIPKQGEDEEDDEEEEAEGTQEGQIIRGKAQLSKNEEKTKNVRYKQISKHFFNKERDFNNLTAAAYHKATHILVTGFASGIFHLHELPEFNLIHSLSISDQKIASVALNSSGDWIAFGCSGMGQLLVWEWQSESYVFKQQGHFNNMASLAYSPDGQYIATGGDDGKVKVWNTNSCLCFVTFTEHTSSISNVAFTSSGFVVVSASLDGTVRAFDLHRYRNFRTFTSPRPAQFSSLAVDVSGELVSAGAQDSFEIFLWSMQTGRLLEVLGGHEGPVSCLCFSPVQSILASSSWDRTIRLWDMMDSWQVKETLHLTADALSVAYRPDGQELAVATLNGEISFWNPHTAAQVGSVAGRHDLETGRKETDKVTAKQMSKAKCFTSLCYSADGESILTGGQSKFVCIYNVKEQMLLKKFEISCNLSFDAMEEFLDRRKMTEFGSLALVDEGAGDKDGVSISLPGVRRGDMSSRHFKPEIRVSSLRFSPTGRSWAATTTEGLLIYSLDGSLVFDPYDLDLDVTPVSIRTQLRLKEWAAAIILAFRLNEKALKQEVLEAVPHEQIQVVCGTLPDIYVEKLLGFIAECLEKSGHLQFYMTWAQSLLMLHGQKLKNRSGAILPTLQALQKSIQRHWDNLSKLCDFNLYNIRYAVALSKQRGMKRAAHQENSEEEEDEQLSEEMSQASLDDEEMSVIV; translated from the exons ATGAAGTTCGCTTATAag TTTTCAAATCTGCTTGGAGCCGTCTATCGTCAGGGGAATCTAAGTTTCTCTAAGGATGGCAACGCTGTAATCAGTCCTGTTGGAAACAGAATCACCATTTTTGACCTAAAAAA CAACACATCAGAGACTTTACCTGTCTCTACTGAAAAGAACATTACAAGCGTGGGGATCTCGCCTAATGGGAACTTGGCAATCGTGGTGGATGAAG ATGGTGCAGCATTGCTGGTCAGTCTCATCACGCGTGCTGTCCTtcatcattttcacttccacaaACCTGTCCATAGCATCCGCTTTTCACCTGATGGCAG gAAGTTTGTTGTCACCAAGGAGAATGTTGCATTACTGTACCATGCTCCTGGCAAGAAGAGAGAATTTAATGCTTTTGTGTTAGACAAAAGTTACTATGGTCCTTATGATGAAACAacttgtattgactggactgacGACTCAAA GTGTTTTGTGGTGGGCAGCAAAGACATGTCCACATGGGTTTTTGGTGCTGAACGTTGGACAAATCTCATCTACTACTCACTGGGAGGACACAAGGATGTTATCGTTGGATGTTTCTTTGAGAAAGATAGTCTGGAT CTTTACACCGTGAGCCAGGACGGGACTCTTTGTATCTGGGAGAGTGACACTGAGCTGGACGCCCTCGTTTTGAAGAGTAAAGCTGACAAACCCAAGATTCCGAAACAGGGTGAAGATGAGGAAGATGATGAAGAAGAGGAAGCGGAAGGGACTCAAGAGGGGCAGATCATCAGAGGGAAAGCTCAATTGTCCAAAAATGAGGAGAAAACTAAGAATGTTCGATACAAGCAGATTAGCAA GCACTTCTTCAACAAGGAGCGTGACTTCAACAACCTGACGGCAGCAGCCTACCACAAAGCCACTCACATCTTGGTCACAGGTTTCGCGTCTGGAATCTTCCACCTGCATGAACTGCCAGAGTTTAACCTCATCCATTCACTCAG TATATCGGACCAGAAAATTGCTTCAGTGGCTCTAAACAGCTCCGGTGACTGGATTGCCTTTGGCTGCTcag GGATGGGTCAGCTTCTGGTCTGGGAGTGGCAGAGTGAATCATACGTCTTCAAACAGCAGGGACATTTCAACAACATGGCGTCTCTGGCTTACTCGCCAGACGGGCAGTACATCGCCACTGGAGGGGACGATGGCAAA GTCAAAGTTTGGAACACCAACAGCTGCCTTTGCTTCGTCACCTTCACAGAACACACCAGCAGCATCTCCAATGTTGCTTTCACATCCAGTGGCTTTGTTGTAGTGAGCGCCTCTCTGGACGGGACGGTTAGAGCGTTTGACCTGCACAG GTACCGAAACTTCCGCACGTTCACGTCGCCTCGGCCTGCACAGTTTTCTTCCCTTGCAGTCGATGTCAGTGGGGAACTGGTGAGCGCAGGGGCTCAGGATTCGTTTGAGATCTTCCTGTGGTCAATGCAGACTGGAAGACTGCTGGAG GTCTTAGGCGGTCACGAGGGACCCGTTAGTTGCTTGTGTTTCAGTCCAGTTCAGTCAATTCTAGCCAGTTCCTCGTGGGATCGGACCATCCGATTGTGGGACATGATGGACAGCTGGCAAGTGAAGGAGACACTTCACCTCACTGCTGATG CTTTGTCGGTAGCTTACCGACCTGATGGTCAAGAATTGGCAGTGGCTACTCTAAATGGCGAAATATCTTTCTGGAACCCCCACACCGCTGCCCAGGTCGGCTCAGTGGCAGGACGTCATGACCTGGAGACGGGCCGCAAGGAGACTGATAAAGTCACCGCTAAACAAATGTCCAAGGCCAA GTGCTTCACATCACTGTGTTACTCTGCTGACGGGGAGTCCATTCTGACTGGTGGCCAGTCCAAGTTTGTCTGCATCTACAACGTCAAGGAACAGATGCTCCTAAAGAAGTTTGAGATCTCATGCAACTTGTCGTTTGACGCCATGGAG GAGTTTCTGGATAGGCGTAAGATGACAGAGTTTGGGAGCCTTGCTCTGGTGGACGAGGGGGCTGGTGACAAAGATGGAGTTAGCATTAGTCTCCCAGGGGTGAGGAGGG GTGATATGAGTTCCCGACACTTTAAGCCAGAAATTCGCGTCAGCTCGCTGCGGTTCTCTCCAACGG GGCGCAGCTGGGCAGCCACAACAACCGAGGGCCTGCTTATCTACTCCCTTGACGGCTCTCTCGTTTTTGACCCCTATGATCTTGATCTAGACGTAACACCAGTGAGCATACGCACACAGCTGCGGCTTAAGGAGTGGGCAGCTGCCATCATTTTGGCATTCCGTCTCAATGAAAAAGCCCTCAAACAGGAGGTGCTGGAGGCAGTGCCGCATGAGCAAA TCCAAGTTGTTTGTGGCACACTCCCTGACATATATGTTGAGAAGTTGCTAGGCTTTATAGCAGAATGCTTGGAGAAGTCAGGTCACCTGCAGTTCTACATGACATGGGCTCAGAGCTTACTCATGCTGCATGgacaaaaactgaaaaacag GTCAGGAGCCATTCTACCCACACTGCAAGCTTTGCAGAAAAGCATCCAGAGACACTGGGACAAcctgtctaaact CTGCGACTTCAATCTGTACAACATTCGATATGCGGTGGCCTTGTCTAAGCAAAGGGGTATGAAGAGGGCAGCACATCAGGAGAACAGtgaggaagaggaggatgaACAACTGTCTGAAGAGATGAGCCAAGCCTCTTTAGATGATGAAGAGATGTCTGTGATTGTGTAG